The Gemmatimonadota bacterium genome has a segment encoding these proteins:
- the gcvH gene encoding glycine cleavage system protein GcvH, which produces MANIPNDLKYTADHEYLKATDAADVFFVGITDYAQDQLGDIVFVELPKVGATFNAHDTFGTIEAVKAVSELFSPVSGEVVEINSALDGDPSSVNRDPYGAGWMIKMKVTGGMEGLMDAAAYKATIGG; this is translated from the coding sequence GTGGCCAATATCCCGAACGACCTCAAGTACACCGCCGATCACGAGTACCTCAAGGCGACCGACGCCGCCGACGTCTTCTTTGTCGGCATCACTGACTACGCCCAGGACCAGCTGGGTGACATCGTCTTCGTCGAGCTGCCCAAGGTGGGCGCCACCTTCAACGCCCACGACACCTTCGGAACGATCGAGGCGGTGAAGGCGGTGTCGGAGCTGTTCTCGCCCGTCTCCGGCGAAGTCGTCGAGATCAACAGCGCGCTGGACGGCGACCCCTCCTCGGTCAACCGGGACCCGTACGGGGCCGGCTGGATGATCAAGATGAAGGTGACCGGCGGCATGGAAGGGCTGATGGACGCCGCGGCGTATAAGGCGACAATCGGGGGATAG
- a CDS encoding dephospho-CoA kinase: protein MPRAPVIGLTGSIASGKSTVSSLLRELGATIIDADQLARDAVAPGTSALAAIQARWGPSVIAADHTLDRAALRRIVFADPGERRALEAIVHPDVEALRAAAVARAQAAGAPVIVCDIPLLFEKQLDHEFDAVVFVEAHDETRRARIVEKRGLSVGEADAMMATQLPNEGKRRRATWVIENNGSLDALREQVFALWPTLRGLAG from the coding sequence GTGCCCCGCGCTCCCGTCATTGGGTTGACCGGCAGCATCGCGAGCGGAAAGTCGACGGTGAGCTCCCTGCTCCGGGAGTTGGGGGCGACCATCATCGACGCGGACCAGCTGGCCCGGGACGCGGTGGCCCCGGGCACCTCCGCACTGGCGGCCATCCAGGCGCGATGGGGTCCGTCCGTCATCGCCGCCGACCACACTCTGGACCGCGCCGCCCTCCGTCGCATCGTCTTCGCGGATCCGGGGGAACGGCGCGCACTGGAAGCCATCGTACACCCGGACGTCGAGGCGCTGCGTGCCGCCGCCGTCGCGCGGGCGCAGGCTGCCGGGGCACCGGTGATCGTGTGCGACATCCCGCTCCTCTTCGAGAAGCAGCTCGATCACGAGTTCGATGCCGTGGTGTTCGTCGAAGCCCATGACGAGACCAGACGGGCCCGGATCGTCGAAAAGCGGGGGCTGTCCGTCGGTGAGGCGGATGCGATGATGGCCACCCAACTTCCCAACGAAGGAAAGCGTCGACGGGCGACGTGGGTCATCGAGAACAACGGATCCCTCGACGCCCTGCGCGAGCAGGTCTTCGCGCTGTGGCCTACGCTGCGCGGCCTCGCCGGGTGA
- a CDS encoding helix-turn-helix domain-containing protein produces MGLIAALIPNPARLFRLRSAIRGRHAVEPCASWDEVLRLCETRPVHVAIVDLFHGGAMNLDPVRQLKRRFPRMATVAYVDISAERGRDLFDAGRSGVDALIVGNVDDDAVNIAATIEHAEARGVAGVLRTMLEGLRPTARDALLLAVTRAHEHLTPDDLARRLSLSRRVLAKHLEQGGLPSPQRLITWARLLVAAHLLEDAERSADNIALALHFPSGSSFRNTCQRYLCATPSEIRKNGGAAWVLTRMQADDSRDENDAESDAA; encoded by the coding sequence ATGGGCCTCATCGCCGCCCTCATCCCCAACCCTGCCCGACTTTTCCGGCTGCGCTCCGCGATTCGCGGGCGGCACGCCGTGGAGCCGTGCGCGTCATGGGACGAGGTGCTCCGCCTGTGCGAGACTCGTCCGGTCCACGTGGCCATCGTCGACCTCTTCCACGGCGGCGCCATGAACCTCGACCCGGTGCGCCAGCTCAAGCGGCGGTTCCCGCGAATGGCGACTGTGGCTTACGTGGATATCTCCGCCGAGCGGGGTCGCGATCTGTTCGACGCCGGTCGGTCCGGGGTGGACGCCCTGATCGTGGGGAATGTCGACGACGACGCCGTGAACATTGCCGCCACGATCGAGCATGCCGAGGCTCGTGGGGTGGCCGGCGTGCTCCGCACCATGCTGGAAGGGCTCCGTCCAACCGCGCGCGACGCCCTGCTCCTGGCCGTGACGCGCGCTCACGAACATCTCACGCCGGACGACCTGGCCCGCCGCCTTTCGCTCAGCCGGCGGGTCCTGGCCAAACACCTGGAACAGGGCGGACTCCCGTCACCGCAACGGCTCATCACCTGGGCCCGGCTCCTCGTCGCGGCTCACCTGCTCGAGGACGCCGAACGCTCGGCCGACAACATTGCCCTGGCGCTGCACTTTCCGTCGGGGAGTTCGTTCCGGAACACCTGCCAGCGGTACCTGTGCGCCACCCCATCCGAGATCCGCAAGAACGGCGGCGCGGCGTGGGTGCTCACGCGCATGCAGGCCGACGACTCGCGCGACGAGAACGACGCGGAGAGCGACGCCGCTTAG
- a CDS encoding prepilin-type N-terminal cleavage/methylation domain-containing protein: MQITRQHQLERGERRLAVRPRRGFTLLELTVVLIMVGLIAGMAVPRLNYEKYRADAAMRTVRSILQGAQRNAIMRQTNVVVAFNMAAGVMEIVEDTDNDCSYDSGERLTTRPLEDGAKFYLPPAAYGSPVSQAVTGPNLCTIRGLPAIQFLRDGATSTDIDAYLTSSRGTATDFRLVRVTMASGRTEAFRYDGSAWKRTN, encoded by the coding sequence ATGCAGATCACACGACAACACCAACTGGAGCGCGGGGAGCGCCGCCTGGCTGTTCGGCCGCGGCGTGGTTTCACCCTGCTGGAGCTGACCGTGGTGCTGATCATGGTCGGGCTGATTGCCGGGATGGCGGTGCCACGGCTGAACTACGAGAAGTATCGGGCGGACGCGGCGATGCGCACGGTTCGTAGCATTCTGCAAGGGGCCCAGCGCAACGCGATCATGCGCCAGACGAACGTCGTCGTCGCGTTCAACATGGCCGCCGGCGTGATGGAGATCGTGGAAGACACGGACAACGACTGCAGCTACGACAGTGGCGAGCGGTTGACGACGCGGCCCCTGGAGGATGGGGCGAAGTTCTACCTGCCACCTGCCGCGTACGGATCGCCGGTGTCCCAGGCGGTCACCGGTCCGAATCTGTGCACGATTCGCGGATTGCCCGCGATCCAGTTCCTCCGTGACGGCGCGACGAGCACTGACATCGATGCGTACCTCACCTCGAGTCGGGGCACGGCGACGGACTTCCGACTGGTGCGCGTGACGATGGCGTCGGGTCGCACCGAAGCGTTCCGGTATGATGGCTCCGCCTGGAAGAGGACCAACTGA
- a CDS encoding prepilin-type N-terminal cleavage/methylation domain-containing protein, whose protein sequence is MRTISRSPRAGLSLLEVMVALTILGTALIGMAEYGRRFANTNAKAMTQNTALDIATDRLERVKAERNYTSMDTLAGTHTVTVNTGGVNVSYTRTTTILRTLSSTIDYKTVTVSVTRPTMAVPVKKTSAVPRF, encoded by the coding sequence ATGCGAACGATTTCACGATCCCCGCGCGCCGGACTGTCGCTGCTTGAGGTGATGGTCGCGCTCACGATTCTCGGGACCGCCTTGATCGGCATGGCCGAGTACGGTCGTCGCTTTGCGAACACGAATGCCAAGGCGATGACGCAGAACACGGCGCTCGACATTGCGACGGACCGTCTGGAGCGGGTGAAGGCCGAGCGCAACTACACGTCCATGGACACGCTGGCGGGAACCCACACGGTCACGGTGAACACGGGTGGGGTGAACGTCTCGTACACCCGGACGACGACGATCCTGCGGACGCTGTCGTCCACGATTGACTACAAGACCGTCACCGTCTCGGTGACGAGGCCGACGATGGCCGTGCCGGTGAAGAAGACCAGCGCGGTGCCGCGCTTCTAG
- a CDS encoding thymidine kinase, whose protein sequence is MTSLQLTGGWIEVIAGVMFSGKSEELMRRVRRAIIARKRVQVFKSHLDDRYAGLFAVSSHDGRSVDAIPVDSSAQVAARIDPTAHVIAIDEAQFLDEGVCDLVTTLASRGRRVILAGTDTDFRGEPFGPMARLMAIAELVDKLHAICVLCGAPACRNQRLIDGEPAAWDSPVIMVGGTEAYEARCRACHIVRRKDESQGRLF, encoded by the coding sequence ATGACTTCCCTGCAGTTGACCGGCGGGTGGATCGAGGTCATCGCCGGCGTGATGTTCAGCGGCAAGTCTGAGGAACTGATGCGCCGCGTGCGCCGCGCGATCATCGCCCGCAAGCGGGTGCAGGTCTTCAAGTCGCACCTGGATGATCGCTACGCCGGGCTCTTTGCCGTGAGCAGCCATGACGGCCGCTCAGTGGACGCCATTCCGGTGGACTCCTCGGCCCAGGTCGCCGCGCGGATCGACCCTACGGCGCACGTGATCGCCATCGACGAGGCGCAGTTCCTCGACGAGGGCGTCTGCGACCTCGTCACCACCCTCGCCTCCCGCGGGAGGCGTGTGATCCTGGCCGGGACTGACACGGACTTCCGTGGGGAGCCGTTCGGCCCCATGGCCCGCTTGATGGCCATCGCCGAACTGGTCGACAAGCTGCACGCCATTTGTGTGTTGTGTGGTGCACCGGCCTGCCGCAACCAGCGACTCATCGACGGGGAGCCCGCCGCGTGGGACTCCCCGGTGATCATGGTGGGGGGCACGGAGGCGTACGAAGCGCGCTGTCGCGCCTGCCACATCGTGCGCCGCAAGGACGAGAGTCAGGGTCGGCTGTTCTAA
- a CDS encoding DbpA RNA binding domain-containing protein, with amino-acid sequence MEQDLRDEGAARARHVVHVLPFDDVRLQDVVRTLVERYATEEDAEPITELKLLVLVPTAAEAAHLAATVNEGLDPSSPLLVPVTDALRGARRLEASAVAAITTPDLAQALVRKSLLKLDTLATVACLELDVLIAQMSSALEGVMGELPKGTESVASTGVITAAVTEYLDRHARKARQMTYDLASPSDAIVEYVVVDVAQRTRALSHLLSTLDPAHATLVAAETDAEAACASLAQLGYGPDDALVSFSEGECPKGEPLVVLYTAPADPGDLAELVALEPQRVVALVAPEEAAAFRRVFGKGARPATLPGAVSVAIGASADQVAGVRTELAAGGLHHHLVTLSPLFAEFDAAEVAAALLRMAERTAIPAATPVMSMAPSAESARPRRTATTGAAPAAAPARAPSAPTGAFTSLFITVGEKDGARKGDLVGAISNEAGISSELLGKINMRDTFTVVEVDSSVAARVIETLNGKTIRGRVVAVREDRGSERPDGGGDRPRRSSFGSGAGARGGAGSRGGAGARGGATRGGDRPRRSFRDDGPRAGGSSGGFGGARGGRPTRDGDRPRRPSRDDVGGPRTFRDGDRNRAPRAMDESREWKERGERLKHTRRPRRDD; translated from the coding sequence GTGGAGCAGGACCTTCGGGATGAGGGCGCAGCGCGCGCCCGGCACGTCGTGCACGTGCTCCCCTTTGATGATGTGCGATTACAGGACGTGGTGCGCACCCTGGTGGAGCGCTATGCCACGGAAGAAGATGCGGAGCCCATCACGGAGCTCAAGCTGCTGGTGCTCGTCCCGACTGCGGCAGAGGCCGCACACCTCGCGGCGACAGTGAACGAAGGCCTCGACCCGTCCAGCCCACTCCTCGTGCCCGTGACCGACGCCCTCCGCGGCGCCCGGCGACTGGAAGCGAGTGCCGTGGCGGCCATCACCACCCCGGACCTGGCGCAGGCACTGGTCCGCAAGTCACTCCTCAAGCTCGACACGCTGGCCACCGTGGCCTGCCTCGAACTCGACGTGCTCATCGCCCAGATGTCCTCCGCCCTGGAGGGTGTCATGGGCGAACTGCCCAAGGGGACGGAATCCGTCGCCAGCACGGGCGTCATCACGGCAGCCGTCACCGAATACCTGGATCGGCATGCCCGCAAGGCTCGACAGATGACCTACGACCTCGCGTCACCGTCCGACGCGATCGTCGAATACGTCGTCGTGGATGTCGCGCAGCGCACCCGCGCCTTGTCGCACCTCCTCAGCACCCTGGACCCGGCCCATGCAACGTTGGTCGCTGCGGAGACCGATGCAGAAGCCGCTTGTGCCTCGCTGGCGCAACTCGGGTACGGTCCGGATGACGCGCTCGTGTCGTTCTCGGAGGGCGAGTGCCCGAAGGGCGAACCACTTGTGGTCCTCTATACGGCCCCGGCGGATCCTGGTGACCTCGCTGAGCTGGTGGCGCTTGAGCCCCAGCGCGTGGTGGCGTTGGTCGCCCCGGAAGAAGCCGCCGCGTTCCGGCGCGTCTTCGGCAAGGGCGCGCGACCGGCAACCCTGCCTGGCGCCGTCAGCGTTGCGATTGGTGCGTCCGCCGACCAGGTCGCTGGCGTCCGCACGGAACTCGCCGCGGGTGGGTTGCACCACCACCTCGTGACCCTATCCCCTCTCTTTGCCGAATTCGACGCCGCCGAAGTCGCTGCTGCTTTGCTGCGCATGGCGGAACGCACGGCGATCCCGGCCGCGACCCCAGTGATGTCGATGGCCCCGTCGGCCGAGTCGGCTCGCCCACGTCGCACGGCCACCACCGGAGCGGCGCCCGCGGCGGCGCCGGCCCGTGCCCCGTCTGCACCGACGGGCGCGTTCACCTCGCTGTTCATCACCGTTGGCGAGAAGGACGGGGCCCGGAAGGGTGATCTCGTGGGTGCCATCAGCAACGAGGCCGGGATCAGCTCCGAGCTGCTCGGCAAGATCAACATGCGGGACACCTTCACCGTGGTCGAGGTGGATTCCAGCGTCGCCGCGCGCGTCATCGAGACGCTGAACGGCAAGACGATCCGTGGCCGTGTGGTTGCGGTGCGCGAAGATCGTGGCAGCGAGCGCCCGGATGGCGGTGGCGATCGGCCCCGTCGGTCCTCGTTTGGAAGCGGTGCGGGTGCCCGCGGTGGCGCAGGATCCCGCGGTGGGGCCGGTGCACGTGGCGGCGCCACGCGAGGTGGCGATCGTCCGCGTCGCTCCTTCCGTGACGATGGACCCCGTGCCGGCGGCAGCTCGGGCGGGTTTGGCGGAGCCCGTGGCGGCCGCCCGACCCGCGACGGCGATCGTCCGCGTCGCCCCTCTCGCGATGACGTGGGTGGACCGCGCACATTCCGGGATGGTGATCGCAATCGTGCCCCACGGGCCATGGACGAGTCCCGCGAGTGGAAAGAACGCGGGGAACGGCTCAAGCATACCCGTCGTCCGCGCCGGGATGACTAG
- a CDS encoding pyridoxal phosphate-dependent aminotransferase, producing MSFPFRPSENIALLRESATIAVSARARALKAEGRAIIDLGAGEPDFDTPQFIRDAAAEAMHAGATRYTATEGILPLREAVAATIRDYGAVGADVTAREVVISNGSKQSIFNACFVLFGPGDEILVPTPSWTSYYEIVQLARATPVPVYGDRTRDLKVTVDDLVRAATPRTRGLMLNSPCNPTGAVYSPDELRALLALAHERGWWVISDEIYRRICYEGVAASALQVAPSRENLVVVDGVAKAYAMTGWRVGWSIAPLDVTKAMTAFQSHATFHMASMAQHGAVAALTRRAESEAAIAAMVAQYRKRRDAALQVFATAPHLPLVRPAGAFYFYFDVSAACPGDADAGSTFAKRVLEEHGVAVVPGAAFKTPEWVRASYAAPQEVVVEGVSRIIRLYRELTGR from the coding sequence ATGTCTTTCCCCTTTCGACCGTCCGAGAACATTGCCCTGTTGCGCGAATCCGCGACGATCGCGGTGTCGGCGCGGGCACGCGCCCTCAAGGCGGAGGGGCGCGCGATCATTGACCTGGGGGCGGGCGAGCCGGATTTCGATACGCCGCAGTTCATCCGCGACGCGGCAGCCGAGGCGATGCACGCCGGGGCAACGCGCTACACGGCCACCGAGGGGATCCTGCCGCTGCGCGAGGCGGTGGCGGCGACCATCAGGGACTACGGTGCGGTGGGCGCGGATGTCACGGCGCGAGAGGTGGTGATCTCCAACGGGTCGAAGCAGTCGATCTTCAATGCCTGCTTCGTGCTGTTTGGTCCGGGCGATGAGATCCTCGTCCCGACGCCGTCCTGGACCTCGTACTACGAGATCGTGCAGCTGGCGCGGGCGACCCCGGTGCCGGTGTACGGGGACCGGACGCGCGACCTCAAGGTGACGGTGGACGACCTGGTGCGTGCGGCCACGCCCCGCACCCGTGGGCTCATGCTGAACTCGCCGTGCAACCCGACCGGGGCCGTGTACTCGCCGGACGAGCTGCGTGCGTTGCTCGCCCTGGCGCACGAGCGCGGGTGGTGGGTGATCTCCGACGAGATCTACCGGAGGATCTGCTACGAAGGGGTGGCGGCGAGCGCGCTGCAGGTCGCGCCATCCCGTGAGAACCTCGTGGTGGTGGACGGCGTGGCGAAGGCCTACGCGATGACGGGGTGGCGCGTGGGTTGGTCGATTGCGCCGCTGGATGTCACCAAAGCGATGACGGCCTTCCAGTCTCACGCGACCTTTCACATGGCGTCGATGGCCCAACATGGGGCCGTTGCCGCACTCACCCGCCGTGCAGAAAGCGAGGCCGCCATCGCCGCGATGGTGGCCCAATACCGTAAGCGCCGCGACGCGGCGTTGCAGGTCTTTGCCACGGCCCCGCATCTCCCCCTCGTCCGACCGGCCGGCGCGTTCTACTTCTACTTTGACGTGTCAGCGGCCTGTCCTGGTGACGCCGATGCTGGCTCGACCTTCGCGAAGCGCGTGCTGGAGGAGCATGGCGTGGCCGTCGTTCCAGGTGCCGCCTTCAAGACGCCGGAGTGGGTCCGCGCGTCGTACGCGGCCCCGCAGGAGGTCGTCGTGGAGGGGGTCTCCCGCATTATCCGGCTGTATCGCGAGCTGACAGGGCGGTGA
- a CDS encoding ATP-binding protein produces MIVPSPLSTRPLLPDTPTPPRPLGRVVATEKRPNTPHQFHFWTALDSPVGIGTIVRVEGRAAANGAITRVFGVVNEGESYSDLISPLHDVLGYDGDPERASTAHTQRTEIRLYTAAVLRQLPDEPLQPVPMGAVYLADDADVQVALRMDTYLQAGSNTGIPIGVYRGGGMESPIYLDADFLLGPEAAHLNITGVSGLATKTSAVEWLLSSIFAHFPAAKGSVAAVCFNVKGPDLCFLDQAAELGDDDRAMYDRLGVPAAPFQNVRYFAPYTTSGAALNTLRSNDALQDNVWPLTWGLNEVLQYAEVLLNKDDVDAKADALIDFIAQRVVGMRFSDDLLGSQQYAVQSFSELDRWFKDVIGAMESRNNESWRTHHIATIRKVRNRLTNIATRCQGLVTNDGASSDLPFGGFEDRGVYVVDVANLEDDAQDLVFARVVTKLREHLERRSLGVDHVVVFVDELNKYAPGDGHETYVRKMLLDIAERGRYLGLVLFSAQQFRSQVHRRVVGNSGTAVYGRMDGDELATPGYAVLSPAIKLKLATLEKGQLMVRHPHFAQPIFVKFPRPATLTGREGARRFPPAPEVPFAEGILRTLRKLDASITMASIEQVFALYDEAEVLRARDATVRTRPKQVKAFFLEQFGRKIVPRDVAAVPSRTPLRPTPVDDPYGA; encoded by the coding sequence GTGATCGTTCCCTCGCCGCTCTCCACCCGCCCCTTGTTGCCCGATACGCCAACCCCTCCGCGCCCGCTCGGCCGCGTGGTGGCCACCGAGAAGCGCCCGAACACGCCCCACCAGTTCCATTTCTGGACGGCCCTCGACTCCCCGGTCGGGATCGGGACGATCGTGCGCGTGGAAGGGCGGGCGGCGGCGAATGGCGCGATCACCCGCGTGTTTGGGGTGGTGAACGAAGGGGAGAGCTACAGCGACCTGATCTCGCCGCTGCACGACGTGCTCGGCTACGACGGCGACCCGGAGCGGGCGTCCACCGCGCACACCCAGCGCACCGAGATCCGGCTGTATACCGCCGCGGTGCTGCGCCAGCTCCCGGATGAGCCGCTGCAGCCAGTGCCGATGGGCGCGGTGTACCTGGCGGATGATGCGGATGTGCAGGTTGCGCTGCGAATGGACACCTACCTGCAGGCGGGGTCGAACACCGGGATCCCGATCGGCGTGTACCGCGGTGGCGGGATGGAGTCGCCGATCTACCTGGATGCCGACTTCCTGCTCGGGCCCGAGGCGGCGCACCTGAACATCACGGGCGTCTCGGGGTTGGCCACCAAGACGTCGGCCGTGGAGTGGCTCCTGTCGTCGATCTTTGCGCACTTCCCGGCGGCGAAGGGGAGCGTGGCGGCGGTGTGCTTCAACGTGAAGGGGCCGGACCTGTGCTTCCTGGACCAGGCGGCCGAGCTGGGCGACGACGACCGGGCGATGTACGACCGGCTCGGCGTGCCGGCGGCGCCATTCCAGAACGTGCGGTACTTCGCGCCCTACACCACGTCGGGGGCGGCGCTGAATACCCTGCGGTCAAATGACGCCCTGCAGGACAATGTCTGGCCGCTGACGTGGGGCCTCAACGAGGTCCTGCAGTATGCCGAGGTCCTGCTCAACAAGGACGACGTCGACGCCAAGGCCGACGCGCTCATCGACTTCATCGCGCAGCGTGTGGTGGGGATGCGCTTCTCCGATGACCTCCTGGGCAGCCAGCAATACGCGGTGCAGAGTTTCTCGGAGCTGGACCGCTGGTTCAAGGATGTCATTGGGGCGATGGAGTCGCGCAACAACGAGTCCTGGCGCACGCACCACATTGCGACGATCCGCAAGGTGCGCAACCGGCTCACCAACATCGCGACGCGTTGCCAGGGGCTGGTGACGAACGATGGGGCGTCGAGCGACCTGCCGTTCGGGGGTTTCGAGGACCGCGGGGTGTATGTCGTGGACGTGGCCAACCTCGAGGACGACGCGCAGGACCTCGTCTTTGCGCGGGTGGTGACCAAGTTGCGCGAGCATCTCGAGCGCCGCAGTCTGGGCGTCGATCACGTCGTGGTGTTTGTGGACGAGCTGAACAAGTATGCCCCGGGTGACGGGCATGAGACCTACGTACGCAAGATGTTGCTCGACATCGCCGAACGGGGACGCTACCTCGGACTCGTCCTGTTTAGCGCCCAGCAGTTCCGCTCACAGGTGCACCGTCGCGTGGTAGGGAACTCCGGGACCGCCGTGTACGGGCGGATGGATGGGGACGAACTCGCGACTCCGGGGTATGCGGTGCTGAGCCCAGCGATCAAGCTCAAGCTGGCCACCCTGGAGAAGGGGCAGTTGATGGTTCGTCATCCGCACTTCGCCCAACCGATCTTCGTGAAGTTCCCCCGCCCGGCCACGTTGACTGGCCGCGAGGGCGCACGCCGTTTTCCGCCGGCTCCCGAGGTCCCGTTTGCCGAGGGGATCCTGCGCACGCTCCGCAAGCTCGACGCATCCATCACCATGGCGTCCATCGAGCAGGTCTTCGCGCTGTACGACGAGGCCGAGGTGCTCCGCGCGCGCGATGCGACCGTCCGAACGCGTCCCAAGCAGGTGAAGGCGTTTTTCCTGGAGCAGTTCGGCCGCAAGATCGTGCCGCGTGACGTCGCAGCGGTCCCCTCGCGCACGCCGCTCCGGCCCACGCCGGTTGACGACCCCTACGGCGCCTGA
- a CDS encoding metallophosphoesterase, with amino-acid sequence MRLVHLSDLHLGIRQFQRQTPAGMNQREADVAGVFTRVVDKVIALAPDMVAIAGDVFHSVRPPNPAILHAFHQLSRLRHALPETVVVIVAGNHDSPRAVETGCILRLFIPLGVHVVDTETRRLAFPEFGLSVLAIPDVPGHKPSFDADPAARYNVLVGHLNMPGAFPDVGYQEPAAVNIAPEDIRYEDWSYCAFGHRHSFFQLAPNAYYSGAMEYTGSNIWGEKREEDKSIKGKCLIEFDLDTRKRTIHKIEPSRELYDLPPIDARGRTASEIDALIRQHVGKVRGGVDGKIVRQVVNNIAAHVARDLDHKQLRELRHAALQYQLDTRRPESLRSLPLSGGGSRRPSLQELVRDRLRAIPLEPDIDREALVDLGLRYLSEAEAREGSPGAPPVELEG; translated from the coding sequence ATGCGCCTGGTCCACCTTTCCGACCTGCACCTCGGGATCCGACAATTCCAGCGACAGACCCCTGCCGGGATGAACCAGCGGGAGGCGGATGTCGCGGGGGTCTTCACGCGGGTGGTGGACAAGGTCATCGCCCTCGCCCCCGACATGGTGGCCATTGCCGGGGACGTGTTCCACAGCGTGCGGCCGCCGAATCCGGCGATCCTGCATGCCTTCCACCAGCTGTCCCGGCTCCGCCACGCCTTGCCGGAGACGGTGGTCGTGATTGTGGCGGGCAACCACGACAGTCCGCGGGCCGTCGAGACCGGGTGCATCCTCCGCCTGTTCATCCCGTTAGGCGTGCATGTCGTCGACACCGAAACGCGACGTCTGGCCTTTCCTGAATTCGGGCTGAGCGTCCTGGCGATTCCCGATGTCCCGGGACACAAGCCATCGTTCGACGCGGATCCGGCGGCGCGGTACAACGTGCTGGTCGGGCACCTCAACATGCCCGGGGCCTTTCCGGACGTGGGGTACCAGGAGCCGGCGGCGGTGAACATCGCGCCGGAGGACATCCGCTACGAGGACTGGAGCTACTGCGCGTTTGGGCACCGGCACTCGTTCTTCCAGCTCGCGCCCAATGCGTACTACTCGGGGGCGATGGAGTACACGGGCTCCAACATCTGGGGAGAGAAGCGCGAGGAGGACAAGTCCATCAAGGGGAAGTGCCTGATCGAGTTCGACCTCGACACGCGCAAGCGCACGATCCACAAGATCGAGCCGTCGCGCGAGCTGTATGACCTCCCCCCGATCGATGCGCGCGGGCGCACGGCGAGCGAGATCGACGCGCTGATCCGCCAACACGTGGGCAAGGTGCGTGGCGGGGTCGACGGGAAGATCGTGAGACAAGTGGTGAACAACATCGCCGCCCACGTGGCGCGCGACCTGGACCACAAGCAGCTGCGCGAGCTGCGACACGCCGCGCTGCAGTACCAGCTGGACACGCGACGTCCGGAGTCCCTCCGCTCGCTCCCCCTGAGTGGCGGGGGGAGCCGGCGGCCCTCGCTCCAGGAGCTGGTGCGCGATCGGCTGCGGGCCATCCCGCTCGAGCCGGACATCGACCGCGAGGCGCTCGTGGACCTCGGGCTGCGCTACCTGTCCGAGGCCGAGGCGCGCGAGGGATCGCCCGGGGCCCCACCCGTGGAGCTCGAGGGATGA